One part of the Enterococcus sp. DIV1094 genome encodes these proteins:
- a CDS encoding GNAT family N-acetyltransferase has translation MDYLILTNDHPEWLKVANTIRQFDWKAAKYTADKMAKHEFTDWESVIIAKEKDEIVGFCTLVKKDIIYTNEYTPNIATVFVTPAYRGNHISKELVEIGERRLTEIGFRNVYITTQHEGLYEKWGYKEVSKEIDQFARLMRVLEKNLIDET, from the coding sequence TGGATTATCTCATCTTAACGAATGATCACCCTGAATGGCTTAAAGTAGCTAATACTATTCGTCAATTTGATTGGAAGGCAGCAAAGTATACAGCAGATAAAATGGCAAAGCACGAATTCACAGATTGGGAATCTGTGATTATCGCAAAAGAAAAAGACGAAATTGTGGGATTTTGTACTCTTGTCAAAAAAGATATTATCTACACGAATGAATACACGCCAAATATTGCGACTGTCTTTGTCACACCAGCATATCGGGGAAATCACATTAGTAAGGAATTAGTAGAAATAGGCGAACGTAGATTAACGGAAATTGGGTTTAGAAATGTTTATATAACTACACAGCATGAAGGACTATATGAAAAGTGGGGATACAAGGAAGTGTCAAAGGAGATAGATCAATTTGCACGGTTGATGAGGGTTTTGGAAAAAAACTTAATAGATGAAACATGA
- a CDS encoding Ltp family lipoprotein: MAKKKVIGQNGKAYVVKEKKPFYKKVWFWVIATILLFAVGGSLTGGGNNNSSDTITAKSSEEEIFSDPETSETTSNIPEVSTEITQSSAEETITSPNTSETTEQPSSNDDVSLEFSNALRSANDYLNYTSFSQLGLYDQLIYEQYPPEAAQYAIDNVDADWNQHALQAAQDYLDYSSFSKAGLYDQLIYEQYTPEQAQFAIDSIEADWNQHALQTAQDYLDYSAFSKADLYDQLIYEQYTSEQAQFAIDNLP; this comes from the coding sequence ATGGCTAAGAAAAAAGTTATAGGACAGAATGGTAAAGCTTACGTAGTAAAAGAGAAAAAACCGTTTTACAAAAAAGTTTGGTTCTGGGTCATTGCAACAATTTTACTTTTTGCTGTTGGCGGCTCATTGACTGGAGGAGGTAATAATAACAGTTCAGATACAATTACTGCTAAATCATCTGAAGAAGAGATATTCTCTGATCCAGAAACTTCTGAGACTACTTCCAATATTCCAGAAGTTTCAACCGAAATCACACAATCTTCTGCAGAAGAAACCATAACATCTCCAAATACATCTGAAACTACTGAACAACCGAGTTCTAATGATGATGTCTCTCTCGAGTTCTCAAATGCGCTAAGATCTGCTAATGATTATTTGAACTATACTTCATTCTCACAACTGGGACTGTATGATCAACTGATTTATGAACAGTATCCTCCTGAAGCAGCTCAATATGCCATTGATAATGTGGATGCTGATTGGAACCAACATGCGTTACAAGCTGCACAAGATTATTTGGATTACTCATCTTTTTCAAAAGCTGGCCTTTACGATCAATTGATTTATGAGCAATATACACCTGAGCAAGCACAATTTGCTATTGATAGTATAGAAGCTGATTGGAACCAACATGCATTACAAACTGCACAAGATTACTTGGATTACTCTGCCTTTTCAAAAGCTGATCTGTACGATCAGTTGATTTATGAACAGTATACATCTGAGCAAGCACAGTTTGCCATTGATAATTTACCGTAA
- a CDS encoding nucleoside deaminase has translation MNYHPQESIMSKLIQLQRQEHSIIAAVIDNKNMILSIGKTTVFIDNDPTSHAEVNAVRQACKKLNTHRLPQGYWLYSTFEPCPLCSSAIIWAGIDGVVYSNNPAYRGKEQNWSFISCEEVLQKGSYIHDVSLIKDFMIDEIKDYFT, from the coding sequence ATGAACTATCATCCCCAAGAAAGTATCATGAGTAAGTTGATCCAATTACAAAGACAAGAACATTCGATTATTGCTGCTGTTATAGATAACAAGAATATGATTTTATCGATTGGTAAAACAACTGTCTTTATTGACAATGATCCCACTTCTCATGCTGAAGTAAACGCAGTAAGACAAGCTTGCAAGAAACTAAATACACATAGACTACCACAAGGTTATTGGTTATATAGTACCTTTGAGCCATGCCCTTTGTGTAGCTCAGCAATTATTTGGGCAGGTATAGACGGCGTAGTCTACTCTAATAATCCAGCATACCGTGGAAAAGAGCAAAATTGGTCATTCATATCTTGCGAAGAAGTTCTTCAAAAAGGATCTTATATACATGATGTTTCATTAATCAAAGATTTCATGATTGATGAGATTAAAGATTATTTTACTTGA